Proteins encoded in a region of the Phoenix dactylifera cultivar Barhee BC4 unplaced genomic scaffold, palm_55x_up_171113_PBpolish2nd_filt_p 001514F, whole genome shotgun sequence genome:
- the LOC103712766 gene encoding uncharacterized protein At1g32220, chloroplastic-like: MRSIVSCLIPSKSSLSRLYTSGLLRYGRLLSTDSNHIDEPFKVEEAKTVKVPPSPSDKLLVLGGNGFVGSHVCREALKQGLSVSSLSRSGRSLIRESWADKVVWHKGNLLVPDSLKDVLNGVTAVISCVGGFGSNSHMYKINGTANINAIRAASDQGVKRFVYISVADFGVANYLLQGHYEGKVFFFNNLDI, encoded by the exons ATGAGGTCGATCGTCTCGTGTTTGATCCCCTCAAAGTCCTCCCTCTCTCGATTATA CACATCAGGTCTATTAAGATATGGAAGGCTACTGTCTACTGATTCTAATCACATAGATGAACCTTTCAAAGTAGAGGAAGCAAAGACAGTCAAAGTGCCACCTTCTCCATCAGATAAG TTGTTGGTATTGGGTGGCAACGGCTTTGTTGGTTCACATGTTTGCAGAGAGGCTTTAAAGCAAGGCTTGTCTGTTTCTAGTCTTAGCAG ATCTGGAAGGTCATTGATACGTGAATCATGGGCTGACAAAGTTGTGTGGCACAAAG GAAACCTTCTTGTACCTGATTCATTGAAGGATGTTTTGAATGGTGTAACTGCTGTG ATATCATGTGTTGGAGGCTTTGGGTCAAACTCTCATATGTATAAGATCAATGGAACTGCAAACATCAATGCTATCAGAGCAGCTTCTGATCAAG GTGTAAAAAGATTTGTTTATATCTCGGTTGCTGATTTTGGTGTCGCAAATTATCTTTTACAAGGTCATTATGAGggaaaggtatttttctttaataatctAGACATTTAA